One segment of Macrotis lagotis isolate mMagLag1 chromosome 1, bilby.v1.9.chrom.fasta, whole genome shotgun sequence DNA contains the following:
- the HSBP1 gene encoding heat shock factor-binding protein 1, which yields MAETDPKTVQDLTAVVQTLLQQMQDKFQTMSDQIIGRIDDMSSRIDDLEKNIADLMTQAGVEEIEGENRVPATRNS from the exons ATGGCGGAGACGGACCCCAAAACTGTACAGGACCTGACCGCTGTG GTTCAGACCCTGCTCCAGCAGATGCAGGACAAGTTTCAGACCATGTCAGATCAGATTATTGGCCGAA TTGATGATATGAGCAGTCGCATTGATGATCTGGAGAAAAACATTGCTGACCTTATGACCCAAGCAGGGGTGGaagaaatagaaggggaaaacagAGTACCTGCTACACGTAATAGTTAA